The Theileria annulata chromosome 3, complete sequence, *** SEQUENCING IN PROGRESS *** genome has a segment encoding these proteins:
- a CDS encoding uncharacterized protein (note;~Tap-24g11.q1c.C.cand.184 - score = 45.48;~Signal peptide predicted for TA03305 by SignalP 2.0 HMM (Signal peptide probability 0.997, signal anchor probability 0.000) with cleavage site probability 0.930 between residues 16 and 17) — protein MIKLLLVLITFRSVLCSVFDFGSDKCLNTFTKTVKVGDTFVNTYRPKNVKRIVMSQSKSITLSDTHKLTLLMLVLKDNEVRQAQITCSDSTRNHELFDMFYVQQEGKWEPVSSQIFDSNFIQLAQNVKKFDLLKLGEGWYKCSGDASEILCQIEDNYLVESVVIDNSVLWLNENNLEVFAIAITLKTGQKSNKLMCKIYFTSQKSSDIVEIEKQINDSHANKINSLLSKFSTRSPGTDTKKPSIPPENEVTLPTKSEETEVREPVSSPTTLAQAKDGIKLASKLIGIRLDCDEDSVDPTHTVNGYISLGLNTIKYEPRPGVKVLCLRDGNARIWESYGEDKILKTATFYNFENSNILLEIKYTLKCKKCFCTKTSDKVKYYMKDGTWFTLTDNEFFTQIRELQDIATQNTALRSVDKSTNFAAKLLSTLPVGENENENRLRNINLIFENQEQNEYNISGYLMDGLETSFYEPKPNCVVKELMDKTVRIWDNEKGKKLFKHAKFSYKGNSHIYLEVLYSDIGEPGTKTLNKTAYFIKRAKWFSSNQDDFYGELDALIDKVTMRNVIVHEKMTFEEHTQNLKFHRERKNDKNWLTRIFKREPEVIITDESKPIECNILEVDKEKFIIEVNNKEAFSIYTPKIGFALTRLFDEDRLIWYQEKDGLGCTTFYIDLSGENPLLHLLVDDPLDSHKYYKKHENNWHIIDEKEYEEIRKSPKGKVSQSDFHRIS, from the coding sequence atgataaagCTATTACTTGTGTTAATAACTTTTAGAAGTGTGTTATGTAGTGTGTTTGACTTTGGGAGTGATAAGTGTTTGAATACGTTTACGAAAACTGTTAAAGTCGGCGACACATTCGTGAACACTTATCGCCctaaaaatgttaaaagGATTGTGATGTCTCAAAGTAAGTCAATTACACTTTCGGACACACACAAACTGACCCTTTTGATGTTAGTTTTGAAGGACAACGAGGTCAGACAGGCACAAATTACCTGCTCTGACTCAACTCGCAACCATGAATTATTTGACATGTTTTATGTTCAACAGGAGGGGAAATGGGAACCGGTGAGTTCACAGATTTTTGATTCAAATTTCATACAATTAGCTCAAAACGTTAAGAAGTTTGACCTACTTAAACTAGGTGAAGGATGGTACAAGTGTAGTGGTGATGCTTCTGAAATTTTATGTCAAATTGAGGACAATTACCTTGTTGAAAGTGTTGTAATAGATAACTCAGTTCTATGGCTAAATGAGAACAATTTAGAGGTTTTTGCAATAGCAATCACACTCAAAACTGGCCAAAAatcaaacaaattaatgtgtaaaatatacttTACCTCGCAAAAATCAAGCGACATTGTTGAAATCGAAAAACAAATCAATGACTCACATGcaaacaaaattaattctCTTCTTTCCAAATTTTCAACTAGATCACCAGGAACTGATACTAAAAAACCCTCTATACCACCAGAAAATGAAGTTACATTACCAACTAAATCTGAAGAAACTGAAGTTAGAGAACCAGTATCTTCGCCTACAACATTGGCTCAGGCAAAAGatggaataaaattagcatctaaattaatagGTATAAGATTGGACTGTGATGAGGATTCTGTTGATCCAACCCATACTGTAAATGGGTATATAAGTTTGGGGTTGAATACAATAAAGTATGAGCCAAGGCCAGGCGTCAAGGTTTTATGTCTCAGGGATGGAAATGCAAGGATTTGGGAGTCATACGGTGAGGATAAGATTTTAAAGACAGCCACTTTTTACAACTTTGAAAACAGTAACATCCTTCTcgaaattaaatatactttaaagtgtaaaaaatgtttTTGTACTAAGACTTCAGATAAggttaaatattatatgaAAGATGGAACATGGTTTACATTAACTGATAATGAGTTTTTTACTCAAATAAGGGAATTACAAGACATAGCAACTCAAAATACTGCGTTGAGGAGTGTAGATAAAAGTACTAATTTTGCAGCCAAATTGCTCTCAACTTTACCTGTAGGAGAAAATGAGAATGAAAACAGACTCCGTAACATCAATCTAATCTTCGAAAACCAAGAGCAAAACGAGTACAATATAAGCGGTTATTTGATGGACGGTTTAGAAACTTCATTTTATGAACCCAAACCAAACTGTGTGGTAAAAGAACTGATGGATAAGACCGTCAGAATTTGGGACAATGAGAAGGGGAAAAAGCTGTTTAAGCATGCCAAATTCAGTTACAAAGGTAATAGTCACATTTATTTGGAGGTTTTATACTCCGATATAGGGGAACCAGGAACCAAAACCTTAAATAAAACTGCCTATTTCATCAAAAGAGCTAAATGGTTCTCTTCCAATCAGGATGATTTTTACGGTGAACTTGACGCTCTTATTGACAAGGTAACCATGAGAAACGTAATTGTTCATGAGAAAATGACGTTTGAAGAACACACTCAAAACCTTAAATTTCATAGAGAACGGAAAAATGACAAAAATTGGCTAACTAGGATTTTTAAACGTGAACCTGAGGTAATTATTACAGATGAGTCTAAGCCCATagaatgtaatatattagaaGTTGATAAGGAAAAGTTTATTATAGAAGTGAACAATAAGGAGGCGTTTAGTATTTATACACCTAAAATCGGTTTTGCATTGACCAGGCTATTTGATGAAGATAGGCTAATCTGGTACCAGGAGAAGGATGGACTTGGATGCACAACGTTTTACATTGATTTGAGCGGTGAGAACCCACTTTTACATCTTCTGGTAGATGACCCTCTGGACTCGCACAAATACTACAAAAAACACGAAAACAACTGGCACATTATTGATGAAAAAGAGTATGAAGAAATAAGGAAATCACCCAAAGGAAAAGTCAGCCAATCAGATTTTCATCGAATCTCATAA
- a CDS encoding DNA-directed RNA polymerase D subunit, putative (note;~Tap-24g11.q1c.cand.67 - score = 33.61;~Apicoplast targetting peptide predicted by the PlasmoAP tool;~1 probable transmembrane helix predicted for TA03310 by TMHMM2.0 at aa 2-21;~Signal peptide predicted for TA03310 by SignalP 2.0 HMM (Signal peptide probability 0.821, signal anchor probability 0.038) with cleavage site probability 0.499 between residues 22 and 23) yields MFINFNIVLCILICVCPDLFFGFKCVNFQIFSYCLGLRSSGTLLNSNILSYINKSHNKFKPFGLKVKFGDEIKKIDFPIEREAPLKNVPIPPWAIEFTGKKEPEEPYVPKHFTQKEIESGIEEFNVETRKRSKTEHIQITDCGIKSYGFKFKQIQPVRHHNGKAFTFFYIHSLHTDVIPVLLNSLRRVAKRHLGSGRITALRIPGMENEFYSVVGLREDFFELVRNLRGVIFKNVPKTATFHRPVIATLRLKGPIIAVAGHLKFDNKRSTKTASDIDNKTENKNDNTDTKADNEEGVINDYVYDKKYTGEIEVINKNHYICSLSQGCYLTMDVKIEYISNYVIPEFGPESLNRDITPDGFIHFCSSCNPVEIFGFTGERRGLDEQSTSEIVSLELHTDGSATPRVALLRSATFLLNWFDRTLYALRTNLTRDYYALKKVNTFNTSQLIHNPELNRNLPWNPFLSPEERVAHRLKWFYRKDVKRQYAIDPESKMAKEEQLAEWNRVLEKHLSYERRIPPILSDDEADFENDILVKDFQEQKKRDENPPDWIFKDPAGVGNIGQQKILGADNEPGLIPEEQLDLYSRLE; encoded by the exons ATgttcattaattttaatattgttttatGTATTTTGATTTGTGTGTGCCCcgatttattttttggttttaaatgtgtaaatttccaaattttctCTTACTGTTTGGGTCTCAGGAGTTCTGGGACTTTGTTAAATAGTAACATTTTATcgtatattaataaatcgcataataaattcaaacCGTTTGGCTTGAAGGTTAAATTCGGAGATGAAATTAAGAAGATTGATTTCCCAATTGAACGCGAAGCACCTTTAAAAAACGTTCCAATTCCACCAT GGGCGATAGAGTTTACTGGTAAAAAAGAGCCTGAAGAGCCTTACGTGCCAAAGCATTTCACACAAAAGGAAATTGAGTCTGGAATAGAAGAATTCaat GTTGAAACTAGAAAAAGATCAAAGACTGAACATATACAAATTACAGAC TGTGGAATTAAGAGTTATGGATTCAAGTTTAAACAGATTCAACCAGTTCGTCACCATAATGGGAAGGCGTTTACATTTTTCTACATCCATTCACTCCATACTGACGTTATTCCAGTGCTCCTTAACAGCCTCAGACGAGTTGCAAAGCGTCACCTCGGCTCAGGCCGCATCACTGCTCTTAGGATCCCTGGCATGGAGAACGAGTTCTACTCAGTTGTTGGACTACGAGAAGACTTCTTTGAGCTTGTTAGGAACCTTCGTGGCGTTATTTTCAAAAACGTACCCAAAACCGCTACTTTCCACAGGCCTGTTATTGCTACTTTAAGGCTTAAAGGACCAATTATAGCCGTGGCAGgacatttaaaatttg ATAATAAACGTTCAACCAAAACAGCTAGtgatattgataataaaactgAAAATAAGAATGATAACACCGATACCAAAGCTGACAACGAGGAAGGTGTAATAAATGACTATGTGtatgataaaaaatacacTGGTGAGATAGAGGTGATAAACAAGAATCACTACATTTGCTCACTTTCTCAGGGCTGCTACTTAACTATGGACGTCAAGATTGAATACATCTCCAACTATGTGATTCCAGAGTTCGGGCCTGAGTCGTTGAACCGCGATATAACGCCCGATGGCTTCATCCATTTCTGCTCCAGTTGTAATCCAGTGGAAATCTTTGGCTTCACTGGAGAGCGTCGTGGACTCGACGAACAGAGCACAAGCGAGATTGTGTCCCTCGAGTTACACACTGACGGCTCAGCTACTCCCAGAGTAGCTCTACTCAGAAGTGCAACCTTCCTTCTCAACTGGTTCGACCGAACACTCTACGCCTTGAGGACCAATTTAACTCGAGACTACTACGCTCTTAAGAAAGTCAATACCTTCAACACCTCACAACTTATACATAATCCTGAACT aaaTCGCAACTTACCTTGGAATCCTTTCTTGTCGCCCGAAGAAAGAGTTGCACACAGACTCAAGTGGTTCTACAGAAAAGATGTGAAACGCCAATACGCCATAGACCCTGAGTCGAAGATGGCTAAGGAGGAACAGCTGGCAGAGTGGAACAGAGTTTTAGAGAAGCATTTGTCGTACGAGCGGAGAATCCCTCCAATACTGAGCGACGACGAGGCGGACTTTGAGAACGATATTTTGGTCAAAGACTTTCAAGAGCAGAAGAAAAGGGATGAAAACCCACCCGACTGGATCTTTAAGGACCCTGCTGGCGTTGGAAACATTGGTCAGCAGAAAATTCTTGGGGCTGATAACGAGCCTGGTTTGATTCCAGAGGAGCAACTTGACTTATATTCAAGACTTGAATAG
- a CDS encoding phospholipase, putative (note;~Tap-24g11.q1c.C.cand.183 - score = 50.58): MPIFKRKHKKETEVPVSNSDVRLVDLNIGQLNTNDFTIRKSVVFDFLLLTYSPSGGADVGKVLLKDTVFWQKGNSSDVAQFVRCYFRQGVIRFVELVINSNGSAQYLYFYKDYFRWVSTTSHRYAQVFSRQVSNYFVFKSVKLRLSGNVNELFFYVHKMEKAPFHIITPKPAFKVEKVVDGVLTVWDSNKSDSCVNALVFHKNKRPVLVHLQISSPEGLESIYLRKEPLTWNRITRSEFTETIRNSGFNPDLFSSFLTLKLDLSNVTENFNVDNHSYSYSPNNFLPTSDNTPDNAPDTVEVGEHLSDGVKDTVTSKHMVRRVSNVDMSTRVECISISPKPGYTVVEILDDDFSLFNVNTHNTSRKNSGGHNNSFENGPAKKFVVFVNLIRYKDYKLLGIYFRGNKGTDVQFFTKPFKGKWTPITPEQYYSLYVPDNLSNSLGNPGSPSAKMSKSLNPVSLVMGSFVNRLGLKIQTYSSPVINGKGNIILVHGAYGHFCSDFTTYNRDYLLKYEQFKSLPEVKSVDEVVSPTFDLERQLYDAISHHSDVFEYRTLDELELSQTGERFLLKNSFVEALNNLGYGVYGLDLTSHGRSEPLNNLRYYVNSFMDYVHDVLQFIDIVKLKTKSSQQPNGSKLYLLGYSMGSNIALRAINHYYQDLKLNPNNNPDGDNEVDAKLVDGMVSISGMYDFAAMQNSFLRSLATLVISILSFLVPENPNPFEKFFDYTISLDAYTRYRDPWVWPKKSRNKMLYVIARAVSDLPKYLSYIPEDMRVLMINSNKDDLVTLKVLTN, encoded by the exons atgccaatttttaaaagaaaaCACAAGAAAGAAACTGAAGTTCCAGTTTCCAATTCAGATGTTCGTCTTGTGGATTTGAACATCGGACAACTGAACACCAATGATTTTACCATTAGGAAATCAGTAGTGTTCGACTTCCTTCTTTTAACCTATTCTCCATCCGGAGGAGCCGATGTAGGAAAAGTATTGCTAAAGGATACAGTTTTCTGGCAAAAGGGCAATTCATCGGACGTGGCACAATTTGTGCGCTGCTACTTTAGGCAAGGAGTAATTCGGTTCGTAGAACTCGTGATCAACAGCAATGGCTCAGCACAGTATTTGTACTTTTACAAAGATTATTTCAGATGGGTATCGACGACCTCCCACAGATACGCGCAAGTGTTTAGTCGTCAAGTTAGTAACTACTTTGTATTCAAATCCGTCAAATTGAGGCTGAGCGGGAACGTAAATGAGCTGTTTTTTTATGTTCACAAAATGGAAAAGGCACCATTCCATATAATTACACCAAAACCAGCATTCAAAGTTGAAAAGGTAGTTGATGGAGTTCTCACAGTCTGGGATAGTAATAAATCTGATTCCTGTGTCAATGCCTTAGTGTTTCACAAGAATAAAAGGCCAGTGTTGGTCCATTTACAGATTTCGTCACCCGAAGGTTTGGAGTCAATTTACTTAAGGAAGGAGCCACTAACCTGGAACAGAATTACACGCTCAGAATTCACGGAAACAATCAGAAACTCAGGGTTCAACCCAGACCTTTTCAGCTCATTTTTAACCCTAAAATTGGATTTGAGTAACGTGACTGAAAACTTCAATGTTGACAATCATAGTTATTCCTATAGTCCAAACAATTTCCTACCAACTAGTGATAACACTCCAGATAATGCTCCAGATACGGTTGAGGTTGGTGAACACTTAAGTGACGGCGTAAAAGATACAGTCACGAGTAAACATATGGTTAGGAGAGTTTCTAACGTTGACATGAGTACACGAGTTGAGTGTATAAGTATATCACCAAAACCAGGTTACACCGTTGTTGAAATCCTTGATGACGATTTTTCACTCTTTAACGTCAACACACATAACACTAGTAGAAAAAATAGCGGTGGTCACAATAATAGCTTTGAAAATGGACCTGCTAAGAAATTTGTAGTATTTGTGAACCTGATAAGATACAAGGATTACAAGCTACTTGGCATATATTTCAGAGGAAATAAGGGAACTGACGTTCAATTCTTTACAAAGCCATTTAAAGGTAAATGGACCCCAATTACTCCAGAGCAATATTACTCACTCTATGTGCCTGATAATTTAAGCAATTCGTTAGGTAATCCGGGAAGTCCCAGTGCTAAGATGTCAAAATCATTAAACCCAGTTAGTTTGGTAATGGGCAGTTTTGTTAACAGATTGGGGTTGAAAATACAAACGTACTCATCGCCAGTAATTAATGGGAAGggaaatataatattagttCACGGCGCCTATGGTCACTTTTGCTCAGATTTCACCACATACAACAGGGATTATTTGTTGAAGTATGAGCAGTTCAAGTCACTGCCCGAGGTAAAATCAGTGGATGAGGTTGTTTCCCCCACATTCGATCTTGAACGCCAATTATACGATGCCATTTCACACCATTCCGACGTGTTTGAGTACAGAACACTTGACGAGCTGGAACTCTCACAAACAGGAGAACGCTTCCTACTTAAGAATAGTTTTGTGGAGGCGTTAAACAACTTAGGGTACGGAGTCTACGGACTTGACTTGACTTCCCACGGACGCTCAGAACCACTGAATAATCTTAGATACTATGTCAACAGTTTTATGGACTACGTTCACGACGTTCTACAATTTATTGACATTGTTAAATTGAAAACCAAGTCATCACAACAGCCCAATGGATCAAAATTGTATTTGTTAGGATACTCGATGGGTTCAAATATAGCCTTAAGAGCAATAAACCACTATTATCAGGATCTAAAGCTAAATCCTAATAATAATCCTGATGGTGATAATGAAGTTGATGCTAAGTTGGTGGATGGAATGGTATCTATATCAGGAATGTATGATTTTGCAGCTATGCAGAATAGCTTTTTGAGGTCATTAGCAACTTTAGTCATTTCAATTTTGTCATTTTTAGTTCCCGAAAACCCCAACCCGTTTGAAAAATTTTTCGACTATACCATTTCCCTGGATGCATATACTAGATATAGG GATCCTTGGGTTTGGCCTAAGAAGTCGAGAAATAAGATGTTATATGTGATAGCCAGGGCTGTTTCTGACCTCCCCAAGTATCTCTCGTACATTCCAGAAGACATGCGAGTACTAATGATCAACTCAAACAAAGATGATCTCGTCACACTCAAAGTATTAACTAATTAG
- a CDS encoding snrnp splicing factor (U2AF), putative (note;~Tap-24g11.q1c.C.cand.182 - score = 36.33) — MKRNKSRSRSRSRHKYRRDSLSKERDRRERSRDRDRRDRSRDRRSRSRDRRHRSRDRRSRSRDRSSRRNYRFDSPPKLDAKKQFGLANYTAQSGLEGIGSKAFREIYIGNIPPVGDIEILMDIINQALISVNGTSMPGNPCLKGWISSDGHYAFIELRTMEEASNCMQLTGLNIMGHNIKVNRPKTYDADVFSKAPSPTVPTLDPSLLAMGVQALKSAKEQIAAASDILAAEKAKSITDRLCLVGIPKDMEQQTVVDLLQSQGTIKFTHFIMEKGEMVVLFEYENLEDQKSALESLPKQGYRVIMAIDAVTQGIISPQQIKTQLANCSLMKAEIPTRALLLSNLVSKEELDDDEEYVDIIDDIRCECELYGVVLRVELPRVPKGLSEEEMNSFDPTSVGSGFVLFSTVDSASKARKVLDGRKFGQRTVHAHFFSELYFLTGRFGNPKPNFEKEHSSIYTTELVNNPNIAPDILNKLETNHKTNDTT, encoded by the exons ATGAAAAGGAATAAATCGCGTAGTAGATCGCGAAGCAGACATAAATATAGACGAGATTCCTTAAGCAAAGAAAGGGATCGAAGGGAAAGAAGTAGGGATAGAGATCGAAGAGATAGAAGTAGAGATAGAAGAAGTAGATCGAGAGACCGAAGACATAGGTCTAGGGATAGAAGAAGCAGATCAAGAGATAGAAGCAGTAGAAGGAATTATAGATTCGACTCACCACCTAAACTTGATGCTAAAAAACAATTTGGACTAGCTAACTATACTGCACAGTCAG GGTTGGAAGGAATTGGATCGAAAGCATTTCGTGAGATATATATCGGTAATATTCCGCCAGTGGGCGACATCGAGATTTTGATGGACATAATAAACCAGGCTTTGATATCAGTGAATGGGACAAGTATGCCGGGAAATCCCTGCCTTAAGGGCTGGATCAGCTCTGACGGGCACTACGCATTCATAGAGCTCAGAACAATGGAGGAAGCCAGTAACTGTATGCAACTAACAGGCTTGAACATAATGGGACACAACATTAAGGTGAATCGTCCCAAAACATACGACGCAGACGTCTTCTCAAAGGCTCCTAGTCCAACTGTCCCAACACTTGATCCATCGCTCCTTGCGATGGGGGTTCAAGCACTCAAAAGCGCAAAGGAACAAATCGCAGCAGCATCAGATATACTCGCAGCAGAAAAGGCCAAATCCATCACGGATCGTTTATGTTTAGTGGGAATCCCAAAGGATATGGAACAACAAACTGTTGTTGACCTATTACAATCACAAGGAACAATCAAATTCACGCATTTCATCATGG AGAAAGGAGAGATGGTTGTGTTGTTTGAGTATGAGAATTTGGAGGACCAGAAGTCAGCTTTAGAATCTCTCCCGAAACAAGGATATCGTGTGATCATGGCCATTGATGCTGTCACACAGGGAATTATTTCACCGCAGCAAATCAAAACTCAGCTTGCGAATTGCAGTCTAATGAAGGCGGAGATTCCCACAAGGGCTCTGTTGCTATCGAACCTCGTCTCCAAGGAGGAACTTGACGATGATGAAGAGTACGTTGACATCATCGACGATATTCGTTGTGAATGTGAACTTTACGGTGTGGTCCTCAGGGTTGAGTTGCCTCGAGTACCCAAAGGCCTGAGCGAAGAAGAGATGAATTCTTTCGACCCAACAAGCGTCGGTTCAGGCTTTGTGCTCTTCTCGACAGTTGACTCAGCGTCAAAAGCGAGGAAGGTTCTCGACGGACGAAAGTTCGGTCAGAGAACAGTTCATGCACATTTTTTCAGCGAGCTGTACTTCCTTACTGGTAGGTTTGGAAACCCAAAACCTAACTTCGAAAAGGAACACTCATCAATATACACTACAGAGTTGGTGAATAACCCAAACATCGCACCAGATATACTTAACAAGCTGGAAACTAACCATAAAACTAATGATACAACttaa
- a CDS encoding uncharacterized protein (note;~Tap-24g11.q1c.C.cand.181 - score = 9.76) translates to MYYDYLVYMLEGKLMDPLNDTNNTAQTNVNNSNTPRAETLVNVVIDFEGKISILYDEPFGEARTFDEVIEEVTKASSLKPSSALRLCAQHIIGIMETLPFLRYYTLDYQKEREILCNKVKTFLLKNSYSVVDLSKLFHHLSPFNN, encoded by the coding sequence ATGTACTATGACTATTTGGTATATATGCTGGAAGGCAAATTAATGGATCCACTAAACGATACTAATAACACAGCGCAAActaatgtaaataatagtaatacaCCGCGGGCGGAGACGTTGGTGAATGTAGTGATTGATTTCGAAGgtaaaatttcaatattgTATGATGAGCCTTTTGGAGAAGCCCGGACGTTTGATGAAGTCATTGAAGAAGTGACGAAAGCAAGCTCGTTGAAACCATCGTCAGCGCTAAGGCTATGTGCACAGCACATCATAGGAATCATGGAAACGCTCCCATTCCTGCGCTACTACACATTGGACTACCAGAAAGAGAGGGAAATTCTCTGCAACAAAGTCAAAACATTCCTACTTAAAAATTCATACAGCGTCGTCGATTTATCTAAACTGTTCCATCACCTCTCCCcattcaataattaa